From the Tachyglossus aculeatus isolate mTacAcu1 chromosome 21, mTacAcu1.pri, whole genome shotgun sequence genome, one window contains:
- the DYNLL1 gene encoding dynein light chain 1, cytoplasmic, whose amino-acid sequence MCDRKAVIKNADMSEEMQQDSVECATQALEKYNIEKDIAAHIKKEFDKKYNPTWHCIVGRNFGSYVTHETKHFIYFYLGQVAILLFKSG is encoded by the exons ATGTGCGACCGAAAAGCCGTGATCAAAAATGCGGATATGTCGGAGGAGATGCAGCAGGACTCGGTGGAATGTGCCACTCAGGCCCTGGAGAAATACAATATAGAGAAGGACATAGCGGCCCATATCAAGAAG gagTTTGACAAGAAGTACAACCCCACCTGGCACTGCATCGTGGGGAGGAACTTCGGTAGCTATGTGACACACGAGACCAAACACTTCATCTACTTCTACCTGGGCCAAGTTGCCATTCTTCTGTTCAAATCCGGTTAA